A single genomic interval of Stieleria maiorica harbors:
- a CDS encoding SUMF1/EgtB/PvdO family nonheme iron enzyme, translating to MIAVGVCCGSAFLVAQDSNAPHDTAFRFIEGGRFVQGTDGGERALQQAFPLSTTGQSYGNAEGPAHVTWVTNPFYIAETEVTVGQFRRFVDATGYQTTAERGMTEMVGWEPTPDDKPLYQSHDFLRDQKFSWKNPGFPQGDDHPIVGVSLTDARAYCQWLSQRDGVRYRLPTEAEWELVCRAGTTTWFSFGDVAKGVVHEHANLGNVELERHRKHAAERQWLLDWEHDPSDGHVFTAPVGSYARNPWGIADMHGNVWEWCEDLWLDTVYKDYTRPRYDQPCGVAVDPVNRDRPQTTNNDFHVIRGGCWYNGDLICRSSARTAWDADDAACYVGFRIVREADPATSTTVRDAYEAEQAAIAAIEAAGGKLFSSHGIDLEVRLEGSSVDETVFEQLAKLPDLQRLRIGWRGRDARLSQQGLDAIARLHPLRTLEFNSGLGLETLDLSVLTRLTQLNTLRFPRDGRLDDDHLKSLSGFKSLTEFECYGATEADSRLTDVGIGCLSGNGDLETLLVWENQATGAYLKSLANCPLSSLASTAPDRHPGAMNDAGATNLSLFPGLQALTLDGQTLLGKQAMLQIAELRGLQRLSLQRCTGIPDAEMSALEKLQQLRNVNLSESTAGDIAATALGTIPRLESLRLGSEASADQAGLSDAGVAALSAAFSIRDLQLASNALTDRGLKQLGRINRLERLTISSDQITGSGLGPLTELPDLRDLSLRTPGLRDAAFEYLARAKSVRKLWLANRGIRPAAALTNDGMIKLAKATWLQELWLPRNGTGITEDQINALNDQMPKTNVIAYTVSWD from the coding sequence GTGATCGCCGTAGGTGTTTGCTGTGGATCAGCCTTTCTGGTCGCCCAAGATTCAAACGCCCCCCACGACACAGCCTTTCGATTCATCGAAGGTGGCCGCTTCGTTCAAGGAACCGACGGCGGGGAACGTGCGTTACAGCAAGCATTCCCACTGTCGACGACCGGGCAAAGTTACGGAAACGCCGAAGGCCCGGCCCATGTGACATGGGTGACCAACCCGTTCTACATTGCCGAAACGGAAGTCACCGTCGGCCAGTTCCGCCGCTTCGTCGACGCCACCGGCTATCAAACGACCGCCGAACGCGGCATGACCGAAATGGTCGGCTGGGAACCGACGCCGGACGATAAACCGCTGTATCAATCGCACGATTTCCTGCGCGATCAGAAATTCAGCTGGAAAAACCCAGGCTTCCCGCAAGGTGACGATCACCCGATCGTCGGCGTCAGCTTGACCGACGCAAGGGCGTATTGCCAATGGCTGAGCCAACGTGACGGCGTGCGATATCGGTTGCCGACCGAAGCGGAATGGGAACTCGTCTGCCGTGCCGGAACCACGACCTGGTTTTCGTTCGGCGACGTTGCCAAGGGCGTGGTGCACGAGCACGCAAATCTGGGCAACGTCGAACTGGAACGACATCGCAAGCATGCCGCCGAGCGACAGTGGCTGCTCGATTGGGAACACGACCCGAGCGACGGCCATGTCTTTACCGCCCCGGTCGGCAGCTATGCCCGCAACCCGTGGGGCATCGCCGACATGCACGGCAACGTCTGGGAATGGTGCGAGGACCTGTGGCTGGACACGGTTTACAAAGACTATACCCGGCCACGTTATGACCAGCCCTGCGGCGTTGCAGTGGATCCGGTCAATCGCGACCGACCGCAAACGACAAACAACGACTTCCATGTCATTCGCGGAGGTTGCTGGTACAACGGCGATCTGATTTGTCGATCCTCCGCACGCACCGCGTGGGATGCCGACGACGCCGCCTGCTATGTCGGATTCCGCATCGTCCGTGAAGCCGATCCGGCGACATCGACCACGGTCCGCGATGCCTACGAAGCGGAACAAGCGGCAATTGCGGCGATCGAAGCCGCCGGGGGAAAACTCTTTTCGTCCCACGGGATCGACCTCGAAGTGCGGTTGGAAGGCTCAAGCGTCGACGAAACTGTCTTTGAACAACTGGCCAAACTGCCGGATCTGCAGCGGCTAAGAATCGGCTGGCGCGGCCGCGATGCCCGACTCTCGCAACAGGGGCTCGACGCGATCGCCCGCTTGCATCCACTGCGGACGTTGGAATTCAACAGCGGATTGGGCCTCGAAACACTGGATTTGTCCGTGCTGACACGATTGACGCAATTGAACACATTGCGTTTTCCACGCGATGGCCGACTCGATGACGACCACCTGAAGTCGCTTTCCGGTTTCAAATCGCTGACGGAATTTGAATGCTACGGTGCAACCGAAGCGGACTCGCGTTTGACCGATGTCGGGATCGGCTGCCTGAGCGGCAACGGCGACCTGGAAACCTTGTTGGTCTGGGAGAATCAAGCCACCGGGGCCTACCTGAAGTCGCTGGCAAACTGCCCGTTGAGCAGCTTGGCCAGTACCGCTCCGGATCGGCATCCCGGTGCGATGAATGACGCCGGTGCGACGAATCTGTCGCTGTTTCCGGGGCTCCAGGCACTCACACTGGATGGACAAACACTGCTCGGCAAACAGGCCATGCTGCAGATCGCTGAACTCCGGGGGCTGCAAAGGCTGAGCCTGCAGCGTTGCACGGGCATCCCGGACGCGGAGATGTCTGCCTTGGAAAAACTTCAACAGCTTCGCAACGTGAACCTGAGTGAAAGCACCGCCGGTGACATCGCGGCGACAGCACTCGGGACAATCCCACGTTTAGAATCGCTGCGACTTGGCAGCGAGGCGTCCGCCGACCAGGCCGGGTTATCCGACGCCGGAGTCGCCGCGTTATCTGCCGCGTTCTCGATCCGAGACTTGCAACTGGCATCAAATGCGTTGACCGATCGAGGGCTAAAGCAACTCGGGCGAATCAATCGATTAGAACGGTTGACGATCAGCTCGGATCAGATCACCGGATCGGGATTGGGGCCGCTGACCGAACTACCGGATCTGCGTGACCTGTCGTTGAGAACGCCGGGATTGCGGGACGCCGCGTTTGAGTACCTGGCGAGGGCAAAAAGCGTTCGCAAGTTGTGGCTGGCCAATCGTGGCATCCGACCCGCCGCCGCATTGACCAACGATGGCATGATTAAGCTGGCCAAGGCGACGTGGTTGCAAGAGCTGTGGTTGCCGCGCAACGGCACCGGTATCACGGAAGATCAGATCAACGCACTCAATGACCAGATGCCAAAAACCAACGTTATCGCCTACACCGTTTCTTGGGACTAA